A portion of the Streptomyces sp. YPW6 genome contains these proteins:
- a CDS encoding MCE family protein: MKRRSLAGPVTKSLVFIVVTVLATTVLGLSIANEGVGDTTTYKARFSDATGLIPGDSVRIAGVKVGQVESVRVADRRVAEVAFAVRKGRDLPASVTASIKYLNMVGQRYVDLDRGTGPVGRTFAPGATIPLSRTTPALDLTQLFNGFQPLFEGLSPPDVNQLAGSIVQVLQGEGGTVDSILRHVGSLTTTVAAKDKVIGEVITNLNTVLKTVNDREEGFDDLVVTLQKLVTGFSGDRKPLGEAITAMGALTTVTADLFQDGRKPLKDDIRQLGRLSGQLEKGTPQIENFLQKTPAKMAAISRLTSYGSWLNLYLCEAKVSGVTHDDGSTPPTGIAITQPRCLA; encoded by the coding sequence GTGAAACGCCGCTCGCTCGCGGGACCTGTCACCAAGTCCCTCGTCTTCATCGTCGTCACCGTGCTGGCCACCACCGTCCTCGGTCTCTCCATCGCCAACGAAGGCGTCGGCGACACCACCACGTACAAGGCGCGGTTCAGCGACGCCACCGGCCTCATCCCCGGCGACAGCGTCCGCATCGCCGGGGTCAAGGTCGGCCAGGTCGAATCCGTGCGGGTCGCCGACCGGCGCGTCGCCGAGGTCGCCTTCGCCGTGCGCAAGGGACGGGACCTCCCCGCCTCGGTGACGGCGTCCATCAAATACCTCAACATGGTCGGACAGCGGTACGTCGACCTCGACCGGGGCACCGGACCCGTCGGCAGGACCTTCGCGCCCGGGGCCACGATCCCGCTCTCCCGTACCACCCCGGCCCTCGACCTCACCCAGCTCTTCAACGGCTTCCAGCCCCTTTTCGAAGGACTGTCACCGCCCGACGTCAACCAGCTCGCCGGCTCCATCGTCCAGGTACTCCAGGGCGAGGGCGGCACCGTCGACAGCATCCTGCGCCATGTCGGCTCGCTCACCACGACCGTCGCGGCGAAGGACAAGGTGATCGGCGAGGTGATCACGAACCTCAACACGGTCCTCAAGACGGTCAACGACCGCGAGGAGGGATTCGACGACCTCGTCGTCACCCTCCAGAAGCTCGTCACCGGATTCTCCGGCGACCGCAAGCCGCTCGGCGAGGCCATCACGGCGATGGGCGCGCTCACCACCGTCACCGCCGACCTCTTCCAGGACGGCCGGAAGCCCCTCAAGGACGACATCCGCCAACTCGGCCGCCTGAGCGGCCAACTGGAGAAGGGCACGCCGCAGATCGAGAACTTCCTCCAGAAGACCCCGGCCAAGATGGCGGCGATCAGCCGGCTGACGTCCTACGGATCGTGGCTCAACCTCTACCTCTGCGAAGCGAAGGTCAGCGGCGTCACCCACGACGACGGCAGCACGCCGCCCACCGGCATCGCGATCACCCAACCGAGGTGCCTGGCATGA
- a CDS encoding ABC transporter permease has protein sequence MTAPMPVRPPEPPEESPPATSPKAPGRRRPSRLLAPLRETGKLFALAVAVARAIFRRPFQVREFIEQFWFVASVTILPAALVSIPFGAVIALQVGSLTQQLGAQSFTGGASVLAVIQQASPLIVALLISGAAGSAICADLGSRKIREELDAMEVMGVSPVQRLVVPRVLATMLVAVLLNGLISVVGTLGGYFFNVIMQDGTPGAYLSSFSALAQLPDLYISEFKALVFGFIAGIVAAYRGLHPRGGPKGVGDAVNQSVVITFMLLFFVNMVLTAIYLQIVPAKGS, from the coding sequence GTGACCGCCCCGATGCCGGTGCGGCCGCCCGAGCCGCCCGAGGAATCCCCGCCGGCCACCTCCCCGAAGGCCCCCGGCCGGCGCCGCCCCTCCCGACTGCTGGCCCCGCTCCGCGAGACCGGGAAGCTGTTCGCGCTCGCGGTCGCCGTGGCCCGCGCCATCTTCCGCCGGCCCTTCCAGGTGCGGGAGTTCATCGAGCAGTTCTGGTTCGTCGCGAGCGTCACCATCCTCCCCGCCGCCCTCGTCTCCATCCCGTTCGGCGCGGTCATCGCCCTCCAGGTGGGCTCCCTCACCCAGCAGCTCGGCGCCCAGTCCTTCACCGGCGGCGCCAGCGTCCTCGCGGTGATCCAGCAGGCGAGCCCGCTCATCGTCGCGCTGCTGATCTCCGGCGCCGCCGGATCCGCGATCTGCGCCGACCTCGGCTCCCGCAAGATCCGCGAGGAGCTCGACGCGATGGAGGTCATGGGGGTCTCGCCCGTGCAGCGCCTCGTCGTCCCCCGGGTGCTCGCCACCATGCTCGTCGCCGTGCTGCTCAACGGGCTGATCTCGGTGGTCGGCACGCTCGGCGGCTACTTCTTCAACGTGATCATGCAGGACGGCACCCCGGGCGCCTACCTTTCGAGCTTCTCCGCCCTCGCCCAGCTGCCCGACCTCTACATCAGCGAGTTCAAGGCACTCGTCTTCGGCTTCATCGCGGGCATCGTCGCCGCCTATCGGGGCCTCCATCCCCGGGGCGGCCCCAAGGGAGTCGGCGACGCGGTCAACCAGTCCGTCGTCATCACCTTCATGCTGCTGTTCTTCGTGAACATGGTCCTCACGGCGATCTACCTCCAGATCGTCCCCGCGAAGGGGAGCTGA
- a CDS encoding MCE family protein: MITLAVRLKNLAFLVIAVLVLGYLGVRYADLGHYVGLRGYYTVTVQLPQTGGLYTHSNVTYRGVSVGRVGPIELTEDGVEAELRIEKDAPRIPDSLNAVVANLSAVGEQYVDLRPTRTEGPFLGNGSVIDEADTTIPAPPTDVLTSVDDLASSVDLESLRTVVEEFGAAFEGRGDDLQVLLDTGGDFIDAADKALAVTTRLMADGEQVLRTQAEQGKALKGFAKGARELAAELKASDADLRRLIATTPDAAVQISGLLRDVDPAFGVVVANLLTTSEVAVTRQRGLEELLVKLPAVAAAGASAVDDDGARFGMSVTFFEPLPCTAGYGGTVYRNGLDTSAGPAVNTAARCTSSPGTGINVRGSANAPQGGPVPEPAVPGSMKLPGAGAGAGAAASPPPAEGMAGLLGLGGGS, encoded by the coding sequence GTGATCACCCTCGCCGTCCGGCTGAAGAACCTCGCCTTCCTCGTCATCGCCGTCCTCGTCCTCGGCTACCTGGGAGTCCGCTACGCCGATCTCGGTCACTACGTCGGACTGCGCGGCTACTACACCGTCACGGTCCAACTCCCGCAGACAGGCGGCCTGTACACGCACTCCAACGTCACCTACCGGGGAGTCTCCGTGGGCCGCGTCGGCCCCATCGAGCTGACCGAGGACGGGGTCGAGGCCGAGCTGAGGATCGAGAAGGACGCCCCGCGGATCCCGGACAGCCTCAACGCCGTCGTCGCGAACCTCTCGGCGGTCGGCGAGCAGTACGTCGACCTGCGGCCCACCCGCACCGAGGGCCCCTTCCTGGGCAACGGCTCCGTCATCGACGAGGCCGACACCACCATTCCCGCACCCCCCACCGACGTCCTCACCAGCGTCGACGACCTGGCGAGCTCGGTGGACCTGGAGAGCCTGCGGACCGTCGTCGAGGAGTTCGGGGCCGCCTTCGAAGGACGCGGCGACGACCTCCAGGTCCTGCTGGACACCGGCGGCGACTTCATCGACGCCGCGGACAAGGCCCTGGCCGTCACCACCCGGCTGATGGCCGACGGCGAGCAGGTCCTGCGCACCCAGGCCGAACAGGGCAAGGCGCTCAAGGGCTTCGCGAAGGGCGCCAGGGAACTGGCCGCCGAACTCAAGGCATCCGACGCCGACCTGCGCCGCCTCATCGCGACCACCCCGGACGCCGCCGTCCAGATCAGCGGACTGCTGCGCGACGTCGACCCGGCCTTCGGCGTCGTCGTCGCCAACCTCCTCACCACATCGGAGGTGGCCGTCACCCGCCAACGCGGCCTGGAGGAACTCCTCGTGAAACTCCCCGCGGTCGCGGCCGCCGGAGCGAGCGCGGTCGACGACGACGGCGCCCGGTTCGGGATGTCCGTCACCTTCTTCGAACCCCTGCCCTGCACGGCCGGCTACGGCGGCACGGTCTACCGCAACGGCCTCGACACCTCGGCCGGGCCCGCCGTGAACACCGCCGCCCGCTGCACGTCCTCGCCCGGCACCGGCATCAACGTCCGGGGCAGCGCCAACGCGCCCCAGGGCGGCCCGGTGCCGGAACCGGCCGTCCCGGGCTCCATGAAGCTGCCCGGGGCCGGGGCCGGGGCCGGCGCCGCGGCCTCGCCGCCGCCGGCCGAGGGCATGGCCGGGCTGCTGGGCCTGGGAGGCGGCTCATGA
- a CDS encoding ABC transporter permease, whose protein sequence is MAILNRLDRAGDQLTFYVRALVWIPRTLRRYLREVQRLLAEVAFGSGGLGVIGGTIGVMIAMTLFTGTVVGLQGYAALNQIGTSAFTGFVSAYFNTREIAPLVAGLALSATVGAGFTAQLGAMRINEEVDALEAMGVRSMPYLVTTRIIAGVVAIIPLYAIGLLSSYVASRWITIFFNGQSAGTYDHYFQLFLSPQDVLLSVLKVLIFSVLVILAHCYYGFHATGGPAGVGVAVGRSVRNAIVLISVTDFFLSLAIWGATTTVKVAG, encoded by the coding sequence ATGGCGATACTGAACCGGCTCGACCGGGCGGGCGACCAACTCACCTTCTACGTAAGGGCGCTCGTCTGGATCCCGCGTACCCTGCGCCGCTATCTGCGCGAGGTGCAACGGCTGCTGGCCGAGGTCGCCTTCGGCAGCGGCGGTCTCGGCGTCATCGGCGGCACCATCGGCGTGATGATCGCCATGACCCTGTTCACCGGCACGGTCGTCGGACTCCAGGGGTACGCGGCCCTCAACCAGATCGGCACGTCAGCGTTCACCGGGTTCGTCTCCGCCTACTTCAACACCCGGGAGATCGCCCCCCTCGTCGCTGGGCTCGCCCTCTCCGCCACCGTCGGCGCTGGCTTCACCGCCCAGCTGGGCGCGATGCGGATCAACGAGGAGGTCGATGCCCTGGAGGCCATGGGCGTCCGCTCCATGCCCTACCTCGTCACCACCCGGATCATCGCCGGAGTCGTCGCGATCATCCCGCTGTACGCGATCGGGCTCCTCTCCTCGTACGTCGCCTCCCGCTGGATCACGATCTTCTTCAACGGCCAGTCGGCGGGCACCTACGACCACTACTTCCAGCTCTTCCTCTCCCCGCAGGACGTCCTGCTGTCGGTCCTCAAAGTGCTGATCTTCAGTGTGCTGGTGATCCTCGCCCACTGCTACTACGGCTTCCACGCCACCGGCGGACCGGCCGGCGTGGGGGTGGCGGTCGGCCGCTCGGTGCGCAACGCCATCGTGCTCATCAGCGTCACCGACTTCTTCCTCTCCCTCGCCATCTGGGGCGCCACGACGACCGTGAAGGTGGCCGGCTGA
- a CDS encoding MCE family protein, producing the protein MRTSSTRTIRRRLAGVAFLLVPAVLVWVSVSVYEKDFTDDATVTVRTGSVGNEMHTNADVKLRGVVIGQVRSIATDGDGARLTLAIDREKLGRIPADVTAQMLPTTLFGARFVALVPPRIPAAATLRAGAVIPQDRSSNAIELEQVLDNVLPLLTAVKPEKLSATLNAVSRALEGRGERLGETLTTLDQHLEKFNPQLPTLNADIKELVKVSTLYADAAPDVLDALRDATVTSSTLADEEARLSALHGTTTAAAQDVTSFLRENKDNLIRLSAASRPSLELLAEYADSFPCTLRTLAGFVPAMDKALGKGTDEPGLHVSVKSVPSKGKYVPGRDAPVYNATGGPKCYSVPYVGKHAPTADTRRAADVTAPPATGADPDDGNGTALGLPNSPQESQLVNELVAPSLKVRPGDLPDWSSVLIGPAFRGTEVKLK; encoded by the coding sequence ATGCGTACATCCAGCACCCGCACGATCCGCCGCCGCCTGGCCGGAGTCGCCTTCCTGCTGGTGCCCGCCGTCCTGGTGTGGGTCTCCGTCTCCGTGTACGAGAAGGACTTCACCGACGACGCCACGGTCACCGTCCGCACCGGATCCGTCGGCAACGAGATGCACACCAACGCCGACGTGAAGCTCCGAGGCGTCGTCATCGGGCAGGTCCGCTCCATCGCCACCGACGGAGACGGCGCCCGCCTCACCCTGGCCATCGACCGCGAGAAGCTCGGCCGGATCCCCGCCGACGTCACCGCCCAGATGCTGCCGACCACCCTCTTCGGCGCCCGGTTCGTCGCCCTGGTCCCGCCCCGTATCCCCGCGGCCGCCACCCTGCGGGCCGGGGCCGTCATCCCGCAGGACCGCTCCAGCAACGCCATCGAGCTGGAGCAGGTCCTCGACAACGTCCTGCCGCTGCTGACCGCCGTGAAGCCGGAGAAGCTCTCCGCCACCCTCAACGCCGTCTCCCGGGCGCTGGAGGGGCGGGGCGAGCGCCTCGGCGAGACGCTGACCACGCTGGATCAGCACCTGGAGAAGTTCAACCCCCAACTCCCCACTCTCAACGCCGACATCAAGGAACTCGTCAAGGTGAGCACGCTGTACGCGGACGCCGCGCCGGACGTCCTCGACGCGCTGCGGGACGCCACGGTCACCAGCTCCACCCTCGCCGACGAGGAGGCGCGGCTCTCCGCTCTCCACGGCACCACCACGGCCGCCGCGCAGGACGTCACCTCCTTCCTGCGGGAGAACAAGGACAACCTCATCCGGCTCTCCGCCGCGAGCCGCCCCTCCCTCGAACTCCTCGCCGAATACGCGGATTCGTTCCCCTGCACCCTGCGCACCCTGGCCGGATTCGTGCCCGCCATGGACAAGGCGCTCGGCAAGGGAACCGACGAGCCGGGGCTGCACGTGTCGGTCAAGTCCGTTCCCTCGAAGGGCAAATACGTTCCCGGCCGGGACGCGCCGGTCTACAACGCCACGGGCGGCCCGAAGTGCTACTCGGTGCCGTACGTCGGCAAGCACGCCCCGACCGCCGACACCCGCCGGGCCGCCGACGTCACCGCGCCCCCGGCAACCGGGGCCGATCCCGACGACGGCAACGGCACCGCGCTCGGCCTGCCCAACTCGCCCCAGGAGTCCCAGCTCGTGAACGAACTGGTCGCCCCCTCGCTGAAGGTCCGGCCGGGGGATCTGCCCGACTGGAGCAGCGTGCTCATCGGACCGGCCTTCCGCGGTACGGAGGTGAAACTCAAGTGA
- a CDS encoding MCE family protein encodes MRRTRITGIGAGLALVAVVAATGVSALEEDGRTTVIAYFDRVTGVYAGSDLRILGVKVGTVGSVEPRGKEVKAVLRLDRGIDVPRDAHAVVVAPSLVADRYIQLAPAYDGGPRLADGAVLPAARNATPVEVDELYASITELSTALGPDGANANGALARLLDTGAKNLDGNGKAIGDAIEQFGKATKTLDRSSGDLFDTLTYLQSFTTMLKENDGDVRSAEQQLNTVTTFLADDKKNLSAALKELGTALGQVKTFIAKNRGSLKKNVEALVPVTQALVDQRASLAEAMDTLPLAAGNVLNAYDPVHRTLNGRTNLNELSMGGPLVEPGAAAAASRLTGLAPVDANRRKALPVLPLPEVGTVYGTPEKQPDNPGEADRADASGGTGRQKGTER; translated from the coding sequence ATGAGACGCACCCGCATCACCGGCATCGGCGCCGGACTCGCCCTCGTCGCCGTCGTGGCCGCCACCGGCGTCAGCGCCCTGGAGGAGGACGGGAGGACCACCGTCATCGCCTACTTCGACCGGGTCACCGGCGTGTACGCCGGATCCGACCTGCGGATCCTCGGCGTGAAGGTCGGCACCGTCGGCTCCGTGGAGCCGCGCGGCAAGGAGGTCAAGGCCGTCCTCCGCCTCGACCGGGGGATCGACGTCCCCCGGGACGCCCACGCCGTCGTCGTGGCCCCCAGCCTCGTCGCCGACCGCTACATCCAGCTCGCCCCGGCCTACGACGGCGGGCCCCGGCTCGCGGACGGCGCGGTGCTGCCCGCCGCCCGCAACGCCACCCCCGTCGAAGTCGACGAACTGTACGCGTCCATCACCGAACTCTCCACCGCGCTGGGCCCCGACGGCGCCAACGCGAACGGGGCGCTGGCCCGGCTCCTGGACACGGGGGCGAAGAACCTCGACGGCAACGGCAAGGCCATCGGCGACGCCATCGAGCAGTTCGGCAAGGCCACCAAGACGCTCGACAGGAGCAGCGGGGACCTGTTCGACACGCTGACGTACCTCCAGAGCTTCACCACGATGCTCAAGGAGAACGACGGCGACGTCCGCAGCGCCGAGCAGCAGCTGAACACGGTCACCACCTTCCTCGCCGACGACAAGAAGAACCTCAGCGCGGCCCTCAAGGAACTCGGTACCGCCCTCGGCCAGGTCAAGACCTTCATCGCCAAGAACCGCGGCTCGCTCAAGAAGAACGTCGAGGCCCTGGTCCCCGTCACCCAGGCGCTCGTCGACCAGCGCGCCTCGCTGGCCGAGGCGATGGACACCCTGCCGCTCGCCGCGGGCAACGTCCTCAACGCCTACGACCCGGTCCACCGCACCCTCAACGGGCGGACCAACCTCAACGAACTGTCCATGGGAGGACCGCTGGTGGAGCCCGGGGCCGCCGCCGCTGCGAGCCGGCTGACCGGCCTCGCCCCGGTCGACGCGAACCGCCGCAAGGCGCTGCCCGTCCTGCCGCTGCCGGAGGTCGGCACGGTCTACGGCACCCCCGAGAAGCAACCGGACAACCCCGGCGAGGCCGACCGGGCAGACGCGTCGGGCGGGACCGGACGGCAGAAGGGGACCGAGCGATGA
- a CDS encoding MCE family protein, whose product MNDENRRGPAARAAVGAAALLATGALLALVVVRPDAPSFTGIEQLPLPGGADLGDRPYEVTAEFDDVLSLAPQSSVKVNDVSVGRVTKIALAPGGGWRARVTMRVNGKVELPANAYARLEQSSLLGEKFIQLAPPPEGTARGSLARGGRIPVSRTNRNPEVEEVFGALSLLLNGGGVNQLKTITTELNKALAGQEPQIRSVLNRVDTLVTNLDANKGDITQALDGVNRLAATLATRKQDVGTVLTGLSPGLKVLEKQRGSLMTMLRSLDTLSTVAVDTINRSKADMIADLKALAPTLKALADSGQDLPDSLQVLLTYPFTDEVLRGVKGDYLNVYLDVTAIPGTQIIPALTPDPPGIPQPPAEGEEPAASARGALPLPLPLPAVSGTPKTTKEATP is encoded by the coding sequence ATGAACGACGAGAACCGGCGCGGACCCGCCGCACGGGCGGCCGTCGGCGCGGCCGCCCTGCTCGCCACCGGCGCGCTGCTCGCCCTGGTCGTGGTCCGCCCCGACGCCCCCTCCTTCACCGGCATCGAGCAGCTCCCGCTGCCCGGCGGAGCGGACCTCGGCGACCGGCCCTACGAGGTCACCGCCGAATTCGACGACGTGCTCAGCCTCGCCCCGCAGTCCTCGGTCAAGGTCAACGACGTCTCCGTGGGCCGCGTCACGAAGATCGCGCTCGCCCCGGGCGGCGGCTGGCGGGCCCGGGTCACCATGCGGGTCAACGGGAAGGTCGAGCTTCCCGCCAACGCCTACGCCCGGCTCGAACAGTCCAGCCTGCTCGGTGAGAAGTTCATCCAGCTCGCCCCGCCGCCCGAGGGCACCGCACGCGGATCGCTCGCGCGCGGCGGTCGCATCCCCGTCTCCCGCACCAACCGGAACCCCGAGGTCGAAGAGGTCTTCGGCGCGCTGTCCCTGCTCCTCAACGGGGGCGGCGTCAACCAGCTCAAGACCATCACCACCGAACTGAACAAGGCGCTCGCCGGCCAGGAACCGCAGATCCGCTCCGTGCTCAACCGGGTCGACACCCTCGTGACCAACCTGGACGCGAACAAGGGCGACATCACCCAGGCCCTCGACGGCGTCAACCGGCTCGCCGCCACCCTCGCCACCCGCAAACAGGACGTCGGCACGGTCCTCACCGGACTCAGCCCCGGACTCAAGGTCCTGGAGAAGCAGCGCGGCTCCCTGATGACCATGCTGCGCTCCCTCGACACCCTGTCCACGGTGGCCGTCGACACGATCAACCGGAGCAAGGCCGACATGATCGCCGACCTGAAGGCGCTCGCCCCGACCCTGAAGGCGCTCGCCGACTCCGGCCAGGACCTCCCGGACTCGCTCCAGGTACTGCTGACCTACCCCTTCACGGACGAGGTGCTGCGCGGCGTCAAAGGCGACTACCTCAACGTCTACCTGGACGTGACGGCCATACCCGGGACGCAGATCATCCCCGCCCTCACCCCGGACCCGCCGGGTATCCCGCAGCCCCCGGCCGAGGGGGAGGAACCGGCCGCCTCGGCCCGGGGAGCGCTGCCCCTCCCGCTGCCCCTGCCCGCCGTGTCCGGTACGCCGAAGACCACGAAGGAGGCGACGCCGTGA
- a CDS encoding ABC transporter ATP-binding protein, with translation MGIEVVVEGLTKSFGKQNIWQDVSLTLPAGEVSVMLGPSGTGKTVFLKSIIGLLKPEQGRVLIDGVDMVNSPERDIMETRKLFGLMFQDGALFGSMSLFDNIAFPLREHTRKKESEIRRIVMERIDVVGLLGAEGKLPGEISGGMRKRAGLARALVLDPQIILCDEPDSGLDPVRTAYLSQLLIDLNAQIDATMLIVTHNLDIAATVPDNMGMLFCRNLVTFGPREVLLTSDTPVVSQFLAGRREGPIGMSEEKDAATLAAEQLADTVPLPTGPRTVVPQLEPSPGMPVRQGALRRRERVMSMMGQLPEAARTAILDSYAPAAGGARA, from the coding sequence ATGGGAATCGAAGTAGTCGTCGAGGGCCTCACGAAATCCTTCGGCAAACAGAACATCTGGCAGGACGTCAGCCTCACCCTGCCCGCCGGTGAAGTGAGCGTCATGCTCGGTCCTTCCGGAACCGGAAAGACCGTCTTCCTGAAATCCATCATCGGGCTCCTGAAACCCGAACAGGGACGTGTCCTCATCGACGGCGTCGACATGGTGAACAGCCCGGAGCGCGACATCATGGAGACCCGGAAGCTCTTCGGTCTCATGTTCCAGGACGGAGCCCTTTTCGGCTCGATGTCCCTCTTCGACAACATCGCCTTCCCGCTGCGCGAACACACCCGCAAGAAGGAATCCGAGATCCGTCGCATCGTGATGGAACGCATCGACGTCGTCGGGCTCCTCGGCGCCGAGGGAAAGCTGCCGGGGGAGATATCCGGCGGGATGCGCAAGCGGGCCGGCCTCGCCCGCGCCCTCGTCCTGGACCCCCAGATCATCCTCTGCGACGAACCGGACTCCGGCCTCGACCCGGTCCGCACGGCCTATCTCTCGCAGCTCCTGATCGACCTCAACGCGCAGATCGACGCGACGATGCTGATCGTCACCCACAACCTCGACATCGCCGCGACCGTCCCCGACAACATGGGCATGCTGTTCTGCCGCAACCTCGTCACCTTCGGCCCCCGCGAGGTGCTGCTCACCAGCGACACCCCGGTCGTCTCGCAGTTCCTGGCCGGACGCCGCGAAGGACCCATCGGCATGTCCGAGGAGAAGGACGCCGCCACCCTCGCCGCCGAACAGCTGGCCGACACCGTCCCGCTGCCCACCGGCCCCCGCACCGTCGTCCCCCAGCTGGAGCCCTCGCCCGGGATGCCCGTACGCCAGGGAGCGCTGCGCCGCCGGGAGCGGGTCATGTCGATGATGGGCCAGCTGCCGGAGGCCGCCCGTACGGCGATCCTCGACAGCTACGCCCCGGCCGCCGGAGGTGCGCGCGCGTGA
- a CDS encoding MCE family protein, whose translation MRITPVRERNPVAVALVGLLVLALVGLTAWRADSLPFVDHGTAYSADFTESAGLDDGDEVRIAGVKVGEVTGVVLDGAKVRVDFRVKDAWIGDSSTVGIAIKTLLGEKYLAVDPLGDAPQDPGSRITASRTTSPYDVTQAFNGLGETIDAIDTDQLAKSFETISATFKDSPPHVRSAADGLSALSRTVSERDAQLATLLSSSKKLTRTLEGKKSSFETLLEDGNLLLGEIQARRDAIHLLLRGTRDLGTQLTGLVKDNDQQLGPTLASLSRVTAVLVKNRKSLDKVLATTGSYSRLVGNTLGSGRWFDNYVCGVVPKNYLPAGTAPATGCMPPRQQGGR comes from the coding sequence ATGAGAATCACCCCCGTCCGGGAACGCAACCCGGTCGCCGTCGCCCTCGTCGGTCTCCTGGTCCTGGCCCTCGTCGGGCTCACCGCCTGGCGCGCCGACTCCCTGCCCTTCGTCGACCACGGCACCGCCTACAGCGCCGACTTCACCGAATCCGCCGGACTCGACGACGGCGACGAGGTGCGCATCGCCGGAGTGAAGGTCGGCGAGGTCACCGGCGTCGTGCTCGACGGCGCGAAGGTCCGGGTCGACTTCCGGGTCAAGGACGCCTGGATCGGCGACTCCTCCACCGTGGGCATCGCCATCAAGACCCTGCTCGGCGAGAAGTACCTCGCCGTCGACCCCCTCGGCGACGCACCGCAGGACCCCGGCTCCCGCATCACCGCGAGCCGCACCACGTCCCCGTACGACGTCACCCAGGCGTTCAACGGACTCGGCGAGACCATCGACGCGATCGACACCGACCAGCTCGCCAAGAGCTTCGAGACGATCTCCGCCACCTTCAAGGACTCCCCGCCCCACGTCCGCAGCGCCGCCGACGGGCTCTCCGCCCTCTCCCGTACGGTCTCCGAACGCGACGCCCAGCTCGCCACCCTGCTCAGCAGCAGCAAGAAGCTGACCAGGACCCTCGAAGGGAAGAAGAGCAGCTTCGAAACGCTCCTGGAGGACGGCAACCTGCTCCTCGGCGAGATCCAGGCCCGCCGCGACGCCATCCATCTGCTGCTCAGGGGAACCCGCGACCTCGGGACCCAGCTCACCGGACTCGTCAAGGACAACGACCAGCAGCTCGGGCCCACCCTGGCCTCCCTCAGCCGCGTCACCGCCGTCCTGGTGAAGAACCGCAAGAGCCTGGACAAGGTCCTCGCCACGACCGGCTCCTACAGCCGGCTCGTGGGCAACACCCTCGGCAGCGGGCGCTGGTTCGACAACTACGTCTGCGGCGTCGTGCCCAAGAACTACCTTCCCGCCGGCACCGCCCCGGCGACCGGATGCATGCCACCCCGGCAGCAAGGGGGCCGCTGA